The nucleotide window AATGCGAGCCAACAGATCCGCTTCTGCGCGTTGTTCAGGCAATTTGACCAGGAAATACCAAGCTGCAATGGCAACGACCAGGACTGCAAAGACCCCGACCATCCATTTCGACCAGGTACTGCGGGAGATATAAATCATCGCCAGGGTGCGCGAAAACCCAGCAGCCGGAGGTGAATAGACAAAGCGGTCGCGTTTGAGGTCCTCGACACCTTTTTTGAGGATATGGTCTGGAACTTCGATCCCCTGAGCTGCATAGACCTTGCGCAACCGGTCGATCATTGCGGTGTCGCGTTCATCCGCTTTCAGTTCACGGGCCACCTGACCTTCTTCATGCCGAAGCGTGTCCACCACGTCCATCGCCATCATCAGATCGTCGAGCGGAGCCTCGGATTTGCCTGCCATACGATTGGTTCTTCTTGCGTTGGGCAGGCCGTTTGACCGGCCTGCCGATGCCTTGCGTGTTAAAGTCCCTGGCCCTGGGCCGTCAGTTTCGCCAGCCGCCGTTTTCCGTCCTCGACCGCATTGCGGATTTCTTCGGAGTTCTTGGTCGACATGTCGCGCATTTCCGTAATGATTTCACGGGACTGAACCTGGAAGTTCACAACCGAATCCACCAGCTTTTTGACCGAGGCGGCAGCTACGGTCGGGCCATAACCGGCTTTCAGGGCTTCCTTTTGAACCGCATCGCCAATTTCCGCCAGAGTCTCAAGGCTCTTGTTGATGCCGTCCTTCATGGCATTCAGCGTTTCGGTGGATTCATGCAGGCCTTGAAGACCGGTAAAGGAGGCGTTGAGAGCAGTCAGGACGGATTCGTTGGTCGAAAAGAAGCTGACCGACTGGGCATAAACGCGTTCCTTCGCGTTTGTGGTCTGCACCAATCGAGCCATGATGACTTCGGACGTATTGTAACCAATCGTCAGATTGTCGGAGAGATCCTTGGCAATCTGGTATCTCTTTTCTTCGTCCTGCATCTCGCGCAGTTTTTCATCACGCGTAAGTTCCAGCCAGGCTTTCTGAGCCGGGTCGTCACCGGTATAGGCCTCCACTTCGCTGGAAGACCCCTCAAGTGCGGATTTGGCGACCGACAACTTTTCAGTTGCCATGTTGAGCAACTCAAGCGCCGTTACCTCTGCCTGCTTCAGTGCCCCGCGGAAATCGCGGTAGGCCTCCAGGATAACCTGTTCACGTTCGATCTGGTCTTTGGTTGCGCTGGCCACTTCCTTGTAGGTTCCGCGAATATCGGTGAACCGGTCTGAGATGGTGCCGCGGCGCATGTCGCGCCATTTGTTGGAAAGATTTTCAGTGAAGGAAATCTTGCCGTCCGCAAGCTGGTCAACCAGTGTCTTGGCATCGTCGCGGATCGAGTTGAAGGCCTCGGTGATTTCCTCATAACGCTCACCGATATCCATCTGCTGCACCTGGTTGCGGACCACCTCGTTGAAGTTGGAGGCCTGACCGAGGGTGCGGGAAATTATCAAGACCTTGTCGGGCGACAGGTCGGAGATCTGCTCAAGCAGTGCATTGATAGGCGCATCGCGTTCCGTTTCCGGTGAGATACCGATATCGCGCAACGTTGAAAGCGCGCGATCCAGATATTGAAGGGGGGAAAACCCGCCGGCCGGCGCCGCTGCATTTTCCGGAGTTTCAGGTGCTGCCGCGTCTGTCATATTTGACCTCCTCGAAGGACGGCGTCGATTTTTCTGGTCCAGCGCCGCTTCGTCCTGTTTACGTCGTAAAGGGGCATGTTAGGGCAGGCTTACGCCGCTCTGTCAACGGGTTGGCGGTGGAAACTGGCCAAGTTTGCTCGCCGGGCCAGACCCGTTTGATCCTTTCCATAGGCTGCTTTTGCGACAAGTATGTTTCGTGGATCAGAGTTCCTGCATTTTCACGCTGTGCCGTTCTTGACCTTGTGCTCATGGCTTTGCCACAGAAGAATGCGGTAACAAGTGGTCAGGAAAGACTTTCGGTCTTAAACGGAACAGGTACGCGTTGGCATGGCAAGGTGATGAAACAGATAAAGACTATTGGTTTCTCGCTCCTGTTTGCCTTGCTTTTGGCACTGCAATTATCGGTCTTTTCCAGCTATGCCCAGGAAGCGGGCAGCGACCCGGTTCCTGCTGAACCTTCGGTGCTTGATCTCTTTGAGCGTGCCTCGAATGCGTTGGAGCAAGGTACGGTCTCGACCGCAACACTTGAGCTCTTACGGCAACAGCTCGTCGAGGTGCGTGATAAAAACTCACGCATTGTCGAACATGGCAGCATCGACGCGCAAACACTTGCCGCCCAGTTGCGGGCTCTGGGATCACCTCCTTCGGATGGACAGGATGAAGCTGAGGAGATTGCCGAGAGGCGCAAGGAACTGACGAATGCGCTGGCCGAGGCCAATGCGCCGATCCGCGAAGCAAGGGAAATCACAAACCTTGCCAATGTTCTAATTCGCGAGGTCGACCGGCAAATCAGGTCGATGAAGATCGACAGCCTGTTGACCAATTATCCTTCGCCGCTTGTTCCGGCAACATGGACCAGCGGTTTCCAGGAAATCAACCAATTCTGGCGGCGGTTGCATCGCGACATTCAAGGGGAACTTGAACGCCCCAGCGTTTCGAAAGCACTTGGACAGACTGTACCGACGTCACTGGCACTCGTTGCCTTTGGAATATTCTTCCTTGTCGTTGGGCGCATGCCTATCCATCGCTTCCTGTTGAAACTGAGCGTGCGTCAGGAACGTGGCGGGCGCGCGCTTGCGCTTGCGGTGGTCTACAATCTCAGTTTCCTGGTTTTGCCGGCAATCGGCGCCTTGTCGATCCTCCTCGTCATACCGGTCCTGGACATCTACCCCAACAGCGCTCGAATTGCGCTTACAGCAGCTCCGGTTGTGGCGCTTTTCATGATTATCGCCAATTGGCTGGGTCACACGCTGTTTGCGCCGGGGCAGACCCGTTGGCGCTTGTTGGAGCTTGAGGAACGCGAGGCAAAGCTGGGCTTGCGACTTTGCCAGGGGCTCGGAGCCTTCATGATGGTCGAGGTTGCACTGGAAACGCTGCAGCTTGACAATGCCTTTGGCGACAGCGCGATCTCGGTCTTGTCCGTGCCGCTCATTGTAACCGCTGCGATATTGTTATGGGCATTGGCGGGGATCCTCAGAAACAAGGGTGCGGAAGTTCCCGACGAGACTGAGGAGGCCGAGGAACCGGATGAAGACGAGGAAGCTGAAGAAGCTTCGGTTAAACCACAAGAATCCGGATTTCTGTTGTTCCTCTCCCTTTTGATGAAAGCGTCTGCTTTGCTGGCAGTCAGCGTGACCCTTGTGGGTTATGTGGAACTGGCAAGGGCTGCCATTATTCCCATGATCATGACGGTCGCCCAGTTGGGACTGGGCTTCATGCTCTATCACCTTGCGCAGCTTTTGGTGAAAACTGCGACGGACCGGGATGACGCGGCCCCAACGCCCATTTTGGTGACCATCGGACTGATTGTTCCGCTGGTGGCGATCTTTACGCCGCTAATTGCGCTGACCTGGGGTGCCAGGGCAACGGATATCGCCGATGCCTGGCGATTGCTGATCGGAGGCGTTCAGTTCGGAGACATCCGTCTGTCACTGGATTCTCTGATCGTTCTCGGGGTTGTTTTCGCAATTGGCGTGTTGATCACACGCTGGTTGAAAAATCTGCTGAGGACATCGGTTCTGCCGCAAACGCGCATGGATGTCGGCGCGCAGACCGCGATCGTGACCGGGACCGGATATGTCGGTTTGACGCTCGCGATTCTGGTGGCGGTTTCGACCGCGGGATTGAACCTCTCCAGCCTTGCCGTCGTGGCGGGTGCGCTCTCGGTTGGCATCGGGTTCGGTTTGCAAACCATTGTCTCGAATTTCGTCTCAGGCATCATTTTGCTGATAGAGCGGCCGATCAAGGAAGGCGACTGGATCGAGGTTTCTGGCCATATGGGCTACGTGCGCGACATCTCCGTTCGCTCAACCAGGATAGAAACTTTTGATCGGCATGATGTCATCATTCCGAATTCGGATCTGATCGCCGGCACGGTCAAGAACATGACCTTGAGCAACAAGTCCGGCCGATTGATGCTTCCAATCAGGGTTGCTTTCGGTAGCGACCTGGAGCGGGTGAAGGCCATTTTGATCGAAGCGGCCAGGGGACACTACACCGTTGCGCGCTATCCGGTGCCGTTTGTCCTCTTCATGGGAGTTGGCGAGAACGCATTGAACTTCGAACTGAGATGCTATCTGAAAGACGTCAACAACATACTGACGACGCAATCGGATCTTTACTTCGCAATCTATAATGAACTCGGCAAATCAGGGATCGAAATTCCGATCCCGCAGCGCGATCTGCACATCAAGGATATCGACAAGGTGTTGAATGCCCTGGATGGAAAGGCAAAAACCGATCCATCCCCGGCATCCTGATCGTCTAGACGAGTTCGGCCGCGATACGGGCCGCCAACCGGGCGTTGTTGCGCACAAGGGCAATATTGGTGTCGAGGCTGCGTCCATCAGTCAGGTCGAGTATCGCACCCAAAACGAATGGGGTGACGTCCTTCCCAGTTATATTCCGGGCCTCAGCCTGCCGGATAGCTTCGTCAATAAAGCCCGCCATCTCCGATCCGGGAATTTCATCTGTTTCCGGTACAGGATTGGCGATCAAGACACCGCCATGGTCTGGAAAGTTTTGCCGCATCTTCAGGAGTTGTCCGATGTCAGCGGCAGAGTTGAGCGTATAGGGCGCTTGAAGACCACTGGTTCTGGACCAGAATGCCGGCAATTCCTCGGTGCCATAAGCAATAACCGGGACGCCCTTGGTCTCCAGCACTTCCAGCGTCTTTGGAATGTCCAGAAGAGCCTTTGCACCTGCTGAGACAACACATACGGGTGTGCGTCCAAGCTCATCGAGATCCGCCGACACGTCGAAGGTTGTTTCCGCGCCCTTGTGAACACCACCAATACCGCCGGTCGCGAATACTTTCAGACCGGCAACATGCGCTGCCATCATCGTCGCAGCAACGGTCGTCGCGCCATAGAGGCCGGTGCTGAGCGCAAATGTGAGATCTGCGCGCGAACACTTCATCACGTCTTTGGCTTGCGCCAGGCGATCCAGGTCGCTGTCGGACAGGCCGATCATGATCTTGCCGTCCATCAGTGCGATGGTAGCCGGGACTGCGCCTTCGGCACGAATGTCGGCTTCGACCAACCGAGCCGTTTCGACATTTTTGGGAAAGGGCATCCCGTGCGTGATAATCGTGGATTCCAGAGCAACGATCGGTTTGTTGCTGGCAAGGGCATCCCGGACCTCCGCGCTGTAGACAAGCAGGTCTTTGACTGAGGTGTTAACGTCTGGGCGTGTCACGGAAGTGGCCTCTTGCTGTTTTCGCGGGCGCAGAGCCCTTTTTGTTGTTCGCCGCTCTTATAGGCCCGCACCGATTGCGCGCCAAGTGGGTGGTTTGTCCATTTGGTCAAAAATCTACCAGTGTTTCCCAGGAAAGCGATTCAGCCAACGCGCCAGTGCTTGCAAGGGTCAAGGTGGCTGCCTTCAGGCCAAACGTCACTGCCTCTTCAAGAGCATGTCCCTTGGAAATTGCGGCCAGGCTGGCGGCCGTCAGCGCATCGCCTGCGCCAGTTACATCGGTGACATCCGTTTTTGCCGGTGCAAGTCTGGTAATCAAACCCTTGTTTGAAACCGTAATGCTGGCAGGTCCGTCTGTCAGGACGAAGGATTTCAAACCGGCCTCAACGAGGGCGGAAGAAGTTTCATCCGGATCTGTCGAGATTGGCAATCCGGTCAACGCAGCGGCTTCTCCACGATTGAGGAACAGACAATCAAGGCGAGAGAGCAGGGGGGTCAGTCGCTGGGACTTGGCATTCGAAACCGCATTGGCCATCAGCATGCCCGTCTGGATTTGTGAGGCCAGCGACACAAGCATTTGAGTGGGCAGATTCGCGTCGAGAAACCAGATTGTCCGGTCGTCTGAAATTGCCGCCAGGCGATCAACGATGTCGGCGAAGAGATCGACCGGAGCTTCGGAGAGAATACGGTCATCAACACAGGCGGCCTTCAGCGAACCGTCCGGATCATGGAGTGCCAGATACTGCCCGGTTGAAAATCCCGATCTGTCGACGGTGAAGAGTTTGATCCCTTCGTCACTCAATTGCGCCTTGAGGAGTTGGGCGGGAGCGTCGTCGCCGACAGTTCCGATAAGCTTGGTCTGAACACCCAGTTTTGCAAGATTACGGGCGACATTGGTTGCCACTCCGCCGGGCTTTGCGTGAAAGCGGGCCGGGGTGGACGTTTCGGGCCGGATCGCTTCAGCTCCGTGCGCAATCGTATCGTAGTGAATTGCACCAAGTGCAATAACAGTGCTTTCGGAGGACGAGGACACGCCGGATTACTTCTCCAGAGATCGGCCGGGATGGCGGGTGATGAGACACTGGACAAGCGGGCTAACAGATCGAACCTGATGCGGCAACTCCTGGCCGCAGGATCAATTGATTCTCCAGGCTCAAGGGCTCACAGCAGCGGGAACTGAAATAGTTACGTAGCGTTAGTTTTAAAGGCCGTCATGAGAACATATTGGAAACAAACATGCATTTCTGTTTTAATACCAATCGGTTTCGCCGACTTGTCAAGTGAGAACAAAAAGTGTACAAAGCTCTCATTGAAACGGCACGTCCATCGTGGAATAAGGAGCGTGAACCATGTCACAAAGTACACTTCGTCTCGTAGAAAGCAGCCAGATGGATAAGACAAAAGCGCTGGATGCAGCGCTGAGCCAGATCGAAAGAGCCTTTGGTAAAGGCTCCATCATGCGTATGGGTCAGAGGCAAGCTGTCGAGATACAGTCTGTCTCAACCGGGTCGCTCGGTTTGGATATCGCGCTGGGTATTGGCGGGCTGCCGCGTGGACGTATCGTTGAGATCTATGGTCCGGAATCGTCCGGTAAGACCACGCTTGCACTTCACACAGTTGCCGAGGCCCAGAAGAACGGCGGCATTTGTGCCTTCGTTGATGCAGAGCACGCGCTGGATCCTGTTTATGCCCGCAAGCTCGGTGTCGATATCGACAACCTTTTGATCTCCCAGCCAGACGCTGGTGAGCAGGCGCTTGAGATCTGCGACACGCTTGTCCGTTCCGGGGCAATTGATGTTCTGGTCATCGACTCCGTTGCAGCTCTGACCCCCAAGGCAGAGCTGGAAGGGGAAATGGGTGACAGTCTTCCGGGCATGCAAGCGCGCCTGATGAGCCAGGCGCTTCGCAAGCTGACAGCATCGATTTCCAAGTCGAACTGCATGGTTATCTTCATCAACCAGATCCGGATGAAGATCGGTGTCATGTTCGGCTCGCCCGAGACAACGACGGGCGGTAATGCATTGAAATTCTATTCCTCGGTTCGTCTTGATATCCGTCGCATCGGCGCAATCAAGGATCGGGACGAGGTGGTCGGAAACCAGACGCGCGTCAAGGTGGTCAAGAACAAGCTTGCGCCTCCTTTCCGGCAGGTTGAGTTCGATATCGTCTATGGTGAAGGTGTTTCCAAAACCGGTGAACTGATCGACCTTGGTGTTAAAGGCAATATTGTCGAAAAGTCCGGGGCCTGGTTCTCCTATAACAGTCAGCGGCTTGGCCAGGGCCGTGAAAATGCCAAACAGTTTCTGAAGGATAATCCGGAGATTGCTGACGAGATTGAATTGGCAATTCGCCAGAATGCGGGACTTATCGCAGAAGCAATCATCGACCCGGAAGGCGGTGCAGAAGAAGACGAGGATTGAGTTTCCTTTCCTCTGCTCCCTGAAGCCTTTCGCAGTCGGGACTATGTCTGATAAGCAAAATGTGGAACCCCTCCTTGACGAACAAGGAGGGGTTTTGTTGTTTCGTCGTTGCATTTGCCTTCAGCACGGTCAGAAGATTTCCGGTCGCGACGTTCAAATCCGCCGGTTCTCAGAGCGTGCGTCCTCGCAACTGCTGGACAGGTTTGTAGGTCAAAGTTAAAAGGCTGTTCCGGCCGGTACCCCAATCTGGGGGCCTGCAATTTTTGAAAGCCAATTAACTGGCCCGCATCCCCGGGCTCAGACCGATGTGAGACCCGTATGACCGGCGTAAACGAAATTCGCACCGCCTTCCTGGACTACTTCAAGAAGAACGATCACGAGGTGGTCGCCTCCGGTCCGCTGGTACCGCGGAACGATCCGACATTGATGTTTGCGAACGCGGGAATGAACCAGTTCAAAAACGTTTTCACAGGTTTGGAAAAACGGGATTATCAGCGTGCAGCGACATCGCAAAAGTGTGTGCGCGCAGGCGGAAAGCATAACGACCTCGACAATGTCGGGTATACCGCACGCCATCATACGTTTTTCGAAATGCTCGGAAACTTCTCCTTTGGTGACTATTTCAAGGATCGGGCTATTGAGCTGGCGTGGAACCTGATCACCAAGGAGTATGGTCTACCGGCGGACAAGCTGTTGGTGACGGTTTATGCCGAAGACGATCAGGCGTTTGATCTTTGGAAGAAGATTGCCGGTCTTGGCGACGACAAGATCATCCGCATTCCGACCTCTGACAATTTCTGGTCCATGGGCGACACCGGCCCGTGTGGTCCGTGCTCGGAAATCTTTTACGACCACGGCGACCATGTCTGGGGCGGTCCTCCAGGAACACCAGAGGAAGATGGCGACAGGTTCATCGAGATCTGGAATCTGGTTTTCATGCAGTATGAACAAACGCCTGAAAAACGTCTCAACCTGCCGAGCCCGTCAATCGACACCGGAATGGGAATCGAGCGCATTGCAGCGGTCATGCAAGGTGTTCACAACAACTATGACATCGATCTTTTCAGGGCATTGATTGCTGCCTCCGAAAACGCGACCGGTGTTGATGCGGAAGGGGATGCGCTGGGCAGTCACAGGGTAATTGCCGATCATCTGCGCTCGACCAGCTTCCTGATTGCCGATGGTGTTTTGCCATCCAACGAAGGCCGCGGATATGTGCTGCGCCGGATCATGCGCCGTGGAATGCGCCATGCCCATCTTCTGGGAGCAAGCGAACCGCTGATGCACAAGCTGGTGCCAGCTCTTGTACGAGAAATGGGTCGGGCCTACCCGGAACTTGGCCGGGCAGAAGACCTGATCACTGAAACACTGAAGCTGGAAGAAACGCGCTTCCGTAAAACGCTTGAGCGGGGCCTTGGCTTGCTCGACAGCGCTACGCAGGATCTCTCAGCTGGCGGTGAGCTCGATGGGGAAACGGCATTCAAGCTCTATGACACTTATGGTTTCCCGCTTGATCTGACCCAAGACGCTCTGCGCGCAAGAGAAATTTCCGTCGACACGGACGGGTTTGACACAGCCATGGAGCGCCAAAAAGCAGAAGCGCGTGCTGCATGGTCCGGTGCCGGCGGTGCGGCGACAGAGACGATCTGGTTCGCCATGAAGGAAAAATACGGCGCGACCGACTTCTTGGGCTACGAGACCGAGATTGCCGAAGGGGTCGTTGCGGGCCTTGCGTCTGAGGACGCTGAGGTGGCTGAACTGACAGCTGGCCAGAATGGTTTCATGGTGCTGAACCAGACGCCGTTCTACGGCGAAAGCGGTGGACAGGTCGGCGACACCGGCGTGGTTCTGACAAATGGTGTCAGAGCAACCGTCACGAACACCCAGAAAAAAGCCGACGGCCTGTTCGTTCACTCCGTTACGGTGGAAGAGGGGACGTTGGTACCCGGTCTTGCGCTTGAGCTGAAGGTGGATCACGGCCGACGCACCGGGATCCGCGCCAACCACTCGGCAACGCACCTTGTCCATGAAGCACTGCGCGAAGTCCTGGGAAATCACGTTGCACAGAAAGGTTCGCTGGTCACACCGGAGCGGCTTAGGTTTGATTTTTCTCATCCTAAGCCCATGAGTGATGAGGAACTGTCGACTGTTGAGACCTATGCCAACGAAATCGTGCTTCAAAACGCGTCGGTCGACACGAGGCTGATGGCAGTCGACGATGCGATCGAGGCCGGCGCCATGGCCCTGTTTGGTGAGAAATACGGCGAAGAAGTGCGCGTTGTTTCGATGGGGACAGCGCTGCACGGTGCCAAGGAAGGCAAACCCTATTCGCTTGAATTGTGCGGTGGCACCCATGTGAACCGCACTGGTGATATCGGGCTGGTCACGCTCGTCTCTGAAGGAGCGGTTGCGGCAGGCGTGCGTCGGATAGAGGCACTGACCGGTGCTGAGGCAAGAACCTACCTGGATGCACAGGACAAGCGTATGCGTGAGGTTGCCGGTATCCTGAAGACGTCTGCCGATGACGTGCCCGGCCGCGTAGCGCAGCTGGTGGAAGAGCGTCGGCGCCTGGAAAAAGAACTGGCCGATGCCAAGAAGAAACTTGCCATGGGTGGCGGTGGCTCGGAAGGCGCGCCGGTCAAGGACGCTGGTGCCTACAAGCTGATGGCGCGCACGGTCGAAGGCATCAACCCCAAGGATCTGAAGGGCATGGCTGATGATGCCAAGGCTCAGCTCGGTTCGGGGGTCGTTGTTCTGATCAATGTGGCCGACGATGGCAAGGCTGCAATTGTCACAGCGGTTACAAAAGACCTGACCGACAAGGTCAGTGCTGTTGATCTGGTGAGGCTCGGATCAGAAGCCCTTGGCGGACGCGGAGGCGGCGGACGGCCCGACATGGCACAGGCCGGTGGGCCGGATGGTTCCAAGGCGGAAAGCGCAATTGGTGCGATTGAAAGCCATTTGTCGGCTTTGTAGGTCTTGCCGGAACGACTGCTGAAAATGAAAAAGCGTGCCAATGGGCACGCTTTTTTCATGAGAAAAAGTCTTGTGATGGGTTTTAGTCAGTGAACCATTGCAACAGCTGCAAGAGAGGCGGCTGCCAGCAAGGTGGATACCAAAAGCATTTTCAGTACGACATGGTGCGGCGAAGTCTCCGCAGCTCTAGCCTTGTCAGTTTCGATAGTCATGTTCGTCTCCTTATTGAGTGTTTTGCTTACCCTTCTAAAGATGGGGGCTGCGACAAATTTGCCCAATCACGTTGATACCATTTTAGCTCACGGCTTCGCGTAGTCTTCGTGAAGTGGTCGGTGAGCAAACAGCTGCGCAAGCAAGAGCGCTTTGTCTGAAACCATTCTTCGGCTATTCCTTTTTCAGGATCGCAAAAGACACCGGAGTACGCGGGTGACGCGCCAAGAATTCAAGCGAGCGCTCTATGAAGTGCTTGAAGACACAGGCAAACGAAAGCTTGCGGCTCGTTTCTTGCGCCATTTTCTCGTTTTTCTGATCATCTTCAATATCGTCTTGGCCGTGTTCGAAACCGTGCCGCAGGTAAGGCTCGGTTTCGGGGAACATCTGCGGTTTCTCCAACTCGGAAGCGGCTTTATCTTCCTGGTCGAATATATCTTGCGTCTCTATGTTGCCGATCTGCATCCGCCGCTGCGCCGTTACGGGCCGATCCGTGCGCGCCTTCGCTATGCGGTTCACCCCGATGCGCTGGTTGATCTGATTGGTGCACTGCCGCTTTTGTTTGTGCTGTTCTTGCCCAACCAGGCGGTGGTGGTTGTCATCATTTTGCGTCTGCTCCGGTTCCTGAAACTGGCGCGCTATTCGCCCGCACTCAGATCGCTAATTTCTGCCGTGGCCAATGAGCGTCGGGCATTGCTCGGTTCGACCATGATCATTATGGGGGTTATCCTGCTTGCGGCGACCACCATGTACCTGATCGAACACGATGATCAGCCAGAGAAGTTTCGCAGCATCCTTCATGGCATGTATTGGGCCATCACCACCGTCACCACGGTTGGCTATGGCGATGTTGTGCCTGTCAGCAATCTAGGAAAGATGGTCGGCAGCTTCGTCATGCTGCTTGGTTATGGTCTCATTGCCTTGCCGGTGGGCATCATCGCCTCAGCATTTGCGAGGGAAATACACAGCCGGGATTTCGTCGTCACCTGGTCCATGGTGGCGCGTGTGCCCCTGTTTGAAGACCTCAAGGCGACGGAAATT belongs to Roseibium porphyridii and includes:
- a CDS encoding PfkB family carbohydrate kinase, whose amino-acid sequence is MSSSSESTVIALGAIHYDTIAHGAEAIRPETSTPARFHAKPGGVATNVARNLAKLGVQTKLIGTVGDDAPAQLLKAQLSDEGIKLFTVDRSGFSTGQYLALHDPDGSLKAACVDDRILSEAPVDLFADIVDRLAAISDDRTIWFLDANLPTQMLVSLASQIQTGMLMANAVSNAKSQRLTPLLSRLDCLFLNRGEAAALTGLPISTDPDETSSALVEAGLKSFVLTDGPASITVSNKGLITRLAPAKTDVTDVTGAGDALTAASLAAISKGHALEEAVTFGLKAATLTLASTGALAESLSWETLVDF
- a CDS encoding DUF3772 domain-containing protein, whose protein sequence is MALPQKNAVTSGQERLSVLNGTGTRWHGKVMKQIKTIGFSLLFALLLALQLSVFSSYAQEAGSDPVPAEPSVLDLFERASNALEQGTVSTATLELLRQQLVEVRDKNSRIVEHGSIDAQTLAAQLRALGSPPSDGQDEAEEIAERRKELTNALAEANAPIREAREITNLANVLIREVDRQIRSMKIDSLLTNYPSPLVPATWTSGFQEINQFWRRLHRDIQGELERPSVSKALGQTVPTSLALVAFGIFFLVVGRMPIHRFLLKLSVRQERGGRALALAVVYNLSFLVLPAIGALSILLVIPVLDIYPNSARIALTAAPVVALFMIIANWLGHTLFAPGQTRWRLLELEEREAKLGLRLCQGLGAFMMVEVALETLQLDNAFGDSAISVLSVPLIVTAAILLWALAGILRNKGAEVPDETEEAEEPDEDEEAEEASVKPQESGFLLFLSLLMKASALLAVSVTLVGYVELARAAIIPMIMTVAQLGLGFMLYHLAQLLVKTATDRDDAAPTPILVTIGLIVPLVAIFTPLIALTWGARATDIADAWRLLIGGVQFGDIRLSLDSLIVLGVVFAIGVLITRWLKNLLRTSVLPQTRMDVGAQTAIVTGTGYVGLTLAILVAVSTAGLNLSSLAVVAGALSVGIGFGLQTIVSNFVSGIILLIERPIKEGDWIEVSGHMGYVRDISVRSTRIETFDRHDVIIPNSDLIAGTVKNMTLSNKSGRLMLPIRVAFGSDLERVKAILIEAARGHYTVARYPVPFVLFMGVGENALNFELRCYLKDVNNILTTQSDLYFAIYNELGKSGIEIPIPQRDLHIKDIDKVLNALDGKAKTDPSPAS
- a CDS encoding cell surface protein gives rise to the protein MTDAAAPETPENAAAPAGGFSPLQYLDRALSTLRDIGISPETERDAPINALLEQISDLSPDKVLIISRTLGQASNFNEVVRNQVQQMDIGERYEEITEAFNSIRDDAKTLVDQLADGKISFTENLSNKWRDMRRGTISDRFTDIRGTYKEVASATKDQIEREQVILEAYRDFRGALKQAEVTALELLNMATEKLSVAKSALEGSSSEVEAYTGDDPAQKAWLELTRDEKLREMQDEEKRYQIAKDLSDNLTIGYNTSEVIMARLVQTTNAKERVYAQSVSFFSTNESVLTALNASFTGLQGLHESTETLNAMKDGINKSLETLAEIGDAVQKEALKAGYGPTVAAASVKKLVDSVVNFQVQSREIITEMRDMSTKNSEEIRNAVEDGKRRLAKLTAQGQGL
- a CDS encoding cyclic nucleotide-gated ion channel, whose amino-acid sequence is MTRQEFKRALYEVLEDTGKRKLAARFLRHFLVFLIIFNIVLAVFETVPQVRLGFGEHLRFLQLGSGFIFLVEYILRLYVADLHPPLRRYGPIRARLRYAVHPDALVDLIGALPLLFVLFLPNQAVVVVIILRLLRFLKLARYSPALRSLISAVANERRALLGSTMIIMGVILLAATTMYLIEHDDQPEKFRSILHGMYWAITTVTTVGYGDVVPVSNLGKMVGSFVMLLGYGLIALPVGIIASAFAREIHSRDFVVTWSMVARVPLFEDLKATEIAEVSKLLQAQSVRKGMTIADRGDVADRMYFISDGEVEIKLPHDTVYLGEGSFFGELALINQTRRTATVSAYSDCQLLVLEAEALRQLMDRDEALAKKIMDEARERALAGKKVLGELAEEELQQAGVFAAGEDARTEPEPELFSKDEAGQDKDPAQ
- the recA gene encoding recombinase RecA, translating into MSQSTLRLVESSQMDKTKALDAALSQIERAFGKGSIMRMGQRQAVEIQSVSTGSLGLDIALGIGGLPRGRIVEIYGPESSGKTTLALHTVAEAQKNGGICAFVDAEHALDPVYARKLGVDIDNLLISQPDAGEQALEICDTLVRSGAIDVLVIDSVAALTPKAELEGEMGDSLPGMQARLMSQALRKLTASISKSNCMVIFINQIRMKIGVMFGSPETTTGGNALKFYSSVRLDIRRIGAIKDRDEVVGNQTRVKVVKNKLAPPFRQVEFDIVYGEGVSKTGELIDLGVKGNIVEKSGAWFSYNSQRLGQGRENAKQFLKDNPEIADEIELAIRQNAGLIAEAIIDPEGGAEEDED
- a CDS encoding pseudouridine-5'-phosphate glycosidase, which produces MTRPDVNTSVKDLLVYSAEVRDALASNKPIVALESTIITHGMPFPKNVETARLVEADIRAEGAVPATIALMDGKIMIGLSDSDLDRLAQAKDVMKCSRADLTFALSTGLYGATTVAATMMAAHVAGLKVFATGGIGGVHKGAETTFDVSADLDELGRTPVCVVSAGAKALLDIPKTLEVLETKGVPVIAYGTEELPAFWSRTSGLQAPYTLNSAADIGQLLKMRQNFPDHGGVLIANPVPETDEIPGSEMAGFIDEAIRQAEARNITGKDVTPFVLGAILDLTDGRSLDTNIALVRNNARLAARIAAELV
- the alaS gene encoding alanine--tRNA ligase — its product is MTGVNEIRTAFLDYFKKNDHEVVASGPLVPRNDPTLMFANAGMNQFKNVFTGLEKRDYQRAATSQKCVRAGGKHNDLDNVGYTARHHTFFEMLGNFSFGDYFKDRAIELAWNLITKEYGLPADKLLVTVYAEDDQAFDLWKKIAGLGDDKIIRIPTSDNFWSMGDTGPCGPCSEIFYDHGDHVWGGPPGTPEEDGDRFIEIWNLVFMQYEQTPEKRLNLPSPSIDTGMGIERIAAVMQGVHNNYDIDLFRALIAASENATGVDAEGDALGSHRVIADHLRSTSFLIADGVLPSNEGRGYVLRRIMRRGMRHAHLLGASEPLMHKLVPALVREMGRAYPELGRAEDLITETLKLEETRFRKTLERGLGLLDSATQDLSAGGELDGETAFKLYDTYGFPLDLTQDALRAREISVDTDGFDTAMERQKAEARAAWSGAGGAATETIWFAMKEKYGATDFLGYETEIAEGVVAGLASEDAEVAELTAGQNGFMVLNQTPFYGESGGQVGDTGVVLTNGVRATVTNTQKKADGLFVHSVTVEEGTLVPGLALELKVDHGRRTGIRANHSATHLVHEALREVLGNHVAQKGSLVTPERLRFDFSHPKPMSDEELSTVETYANEIVLQNASVDTRLMAVDDAIEAGAMALFGEKYGEEVRVVSMGTALHGAKEGKPYSLELCGGTHVNRTGDIGLVTLVSEGAVAAGVRRIEALTGAEARTYLDAQDKRMREVAGILKTSADDVPGRVAQLVEERRRLEKELADAKKKLAMGGGGSEGAPVKDAGAYKLMARTVEGINPKDLKGMADDAKAQLGSGVVVLINVADDGKAAIVTAVTKDLTDKVSAVDLVRLGSEALGGRGGGGRPDMAQAGGPDGSKAESAIGAIESHLSAL